Proteins co-encoded in one Parascardovia denticolens DSM 10105 = JCM 12538 genomic window:
- a CDS encoding Rne/Rng family ribonuclease, whose product MTDASEQVNADQSSQASQPSQTQTSSSSSSPAAGSASGSSRSGAARSGASAGMPKRSTKSRGRVTRGAGAAGADVPVVFSASPTKPALEAAPAQESAVASAAPSASGSGQGGASSQQKSPQDSPDRGERQSRLDRLASELFVDKGVTSPAAKPQSPAKVAPSIRASSSSRASSAKSAPSSFLFSAPSVEERAANIVLPPAKPMTSLLFQEPVLPAAPRRSAEESLDELDQALDQSTGRRRKRRPAESDHDRRQDHNHDRDHGRDHDSEREPALPSSRRWFKANVEDLDSVFENAFDEVEERRSNRRLNAQERRAAAEVELIEEDLEDDDIEYRPIVDEGDYEDGESREDEDQTQEEEDDSRVRRRRHGRNSPRDARDSRGSGRSGSGDEESRDEEDEEESGTRTRRRRRNRSGSSSGPGSSASSASSSSSNHEDEDEEPTTTRRRRRRRGHGATDEEEEIPRSRKQQYIDKITGIEGSTRLEAKRQRRRDNRRERNHHGLITEQDFLARREKVDRLMVVREHGHHSQVSVLEDNVLVEHYISDIDEVASVGNIYQGRVQNVLPSMEAAFVDIGQHRNGVLYAGEVNWDATRLEGQPRLVEHAFRPGDDVLVQVTKDPIGHKGARLTSQITVAGRYLVLVPSGGITGVSRKLPDRERTRLKSIVSTISPDNMGVIIRTAAEGVSEDALKRDMGHLVRQWQSVQDNLKKYESSKRPHLLLGEPDVVIRVIRDIFNDDFNKLIVEGDGVYERIARYLEVAAPDLKDRLEKWDPEEHEGKDVFDRWSIDSQLRKGMERKVYLPSGGSLVIDRTEAMTTIDVNTGRFIGKGQSLEETVTKCNLEAAEEIVRQLRLRDIGGMIMIDFVDMVMPQNRDLVLRRLVECLSRDRTKHQVAEVTSLGLVQMTRKRVGQGLVEAFSEECPTCGGRGFILHDEPTVSSKFDDPYALKGGDPFIHTNKHGMGHAGAGEEIEGNAPQGSTPQVKATLARIAAAAEAAEADKTEEDSDGTVEDSSSGKAGKPGTGTREPSTQEADTQEED is encoded by the coding sequence GTGACCGATGCAAGCGAACAAGTGAACGCGGATCAATCTTCCCAGGCTTCTCAGCCTTCCCAGACCCAGACTTCCTCCTCCTCTTCTTCCCCTGCCGCAGGTTCGGCTTCCGGCTCCAGCCGGAGTGGGGCGGCGCGGAGTGGGGCTTCGGCCGGGATGCCTAAGAGGAGCACCAAAAGCCGCGGTCGGGTGACCAGGGGGGCCGGCGCCGCCGGTGCGGACGTTCCCGTCGTTTTCTCCGCCTCTCCAACCAAGCCGGCGCTTGAGGCGGCCCCGGCACAGGAGAGCGCCGTAGCCTCTGCCGCCCCTTCGGCTTCCGGTTCCGGTCAAGGCGGGGCCTCGTCGCAGCAGAAGAGCCCTCAAGACTCCCCTGACCGCGGCGAACGTCAATCCCGCTTGGACCGTCTGGCCTCCGAACTGTTCGTCGACAAAGGGGTGACCTCTCCGGCCGCAAAGCCGCAGTCTCCCGCCAAGGTGGCCCCCTCAATCCGGGCCTCTTCGTCCAGTCGTGCCTCGTCCGCCAAATCCGCCCCCTCCTCCTTCCTCTTCTCGGCCCCCAGCGTCGAAGAAAGGGCGGCCAACATCGTCCTGCCCCCGGCTAAGCCGATGACTTCCCTTCTTTTCCAGGAGCCGGTCCTGCCGGCCGCCCCCCGGCGTTCGGCCGAAGAAAGCCTGGACGAGCTGGATCAGGCTTTGGACCAATCCACGGGCCGCCGTCGCAAGCGTCGCCCGGCGGAGTCGGATCACGACCGTCGTCAGGACCACAATCATGACCGTGACCATGGCCGGGACCACGATTCGGAACGCGAGCCTGCGCTGCCCTCGTCCCGCCGTTGGTTCAAGGCCAACGTGGAAGACCTGGATTCGGTCTTCGAGAACGCCTTCGACGAAGTGGAAGAGCGCCGGTCCAACCGCCGTCTCAACGCCCAGGAACGCCGCGCGGCCGCTGAAGTCGAGCTGATTGAGGAAGACCTGGAAGACGACGACATCGAGTACCGCCCCATCGTCGATGAAGGCGATTACGAGGACGGGGAATCCCGGGAAGATGAGGACCAGACACAGGAAGAGGAGGACGATTCCCGGGTCCGCAGACGTCGGCATGGGCGGAACTCCCCCCGGGACGCCCGTGATTCCCGCGGCTCCGGCAGGTCCGGTTCCGGGGATGAGGAATCCCGGGACGAAGAGGACGAGGAGGAATCCGGCACCCGGACCAGGCGCCGCCGTCGCAATCGGTCTGGATCCTCTTCGGGCCCCGGCTCTTCCGCTTCTTCCGCTTCTTCCTCTTCTTCCAATCATGAGGATGAGGACGAGGAACCGACGACCACCCGTCGTCGTCGCCGCCGCCGTGGTCATGGGGCCACGGATGAGGAAGAGGAGATTCCTCGTTCCCGCAAACAGCAGTACATTGACAAGATCACCGGCATCGAAGGCTCCACCCGTCTGGAAGCCAAGCGCCAGCGCCGCCGCGATAATCGGCGTGAACGCAACCACCATGGTCTCATCACCGAGCAGGACTTTCTGGCCCGCCGCGAGAAGGTGGACCGGCTCATGGTGGTGCGTGAGCACGGGCATCATTCCCAAGTGTCCGTGCTCGAAGACAACGTCCTGGTGGAGCATTACATTTCCGATATCGACGAGGTCGCCTCGGTCGGCAACATCTATCAAGGCCGCGTGCAGAACGTCCTGCCCAGCATGGAGGCCGCCTTCGTGGACATAGGCCAGCACCGCAACGGCGTCCTTTACGCCGGCGAGGTCAACTGGGACGCCACTCGCCTGGAAGGCCAGCCCCGCCTGGTGGAGCACGCCTTCCGCCCGGGGGACGATGTTCTGGTCCAGGTGACCAAAGACCCCATCGGCCATAAAGGTGCCCGCCTGACCTCTCAGATCACCGTGGCCGGCCGCTACCTGGTCCTGGTCCCCTCCGGCGGAATCACCGGCGTCTCCCGGAAACTGCCCGACCGCGAACGGACCCGGCTGAAGAGCATCGTCTCCACCATCTCCCCGGACAATATGGGGGTCATCATCCGCACCGCCGCGGAAGGCGTGAGCGAAGACGCCCTGAAGAGGGACATGGGGCACCTGGTCAGGCAGTGGCAAAGCGTCCAGGACAATCTCAAGAAATACGAGAGCTCCAAGCGTCCCCATCTCTTGCTGGGCGAGCCGGACGTGGTCATCCGCGTCATCCGTGACATCTTCAATGACGACTTCAACAAACTCATCGTGGAAGGCGACGGGGTCTACGAACGCATCGCCCGCTATCTGGAAGTCGCCGCCCCCGACCTCAAGGATCGGCTGGAGAAGTGGGATCCCGAGGAGCACGAAGGCAAGGACGTCTTCGACCGCTGGTCCATCGACTCCCAGCTGCGCAAAGGCATGGAACGCAAGGTCTACCTGCCTTCCGGCGGATCCCTGGTCATCGACCGGACCGAAGCCATGACCACCATCGACGTGAACACCGGCCGTTTCATCGGCAAAGGCCAATCTTTGGAAGAGACGGTGACCAAGTGCAACTTGGAGGCGGCCGAGGAGATCGTTCGCCAGCTGCGCCTGCGCGATATCGGCGGCATGATCATGATTGATTTCGTCGATATGGTCATGCCTCAGAACAGGGACCTGGTCCTGCGCCGTCTGGTCGAATGCCTGTCCAGGGACAGGACCAAGCATCAGGTGGCCGAGGTCACTTCGCTAGGCTTGGTGCAGATGACCCGCAAGAGGGTCGGCCAGGGCCTGGTGGAAGCCTTCTCCGAGGAGTGCCCGACCTGCGGCGGTCGCGGCTTCATCCTGCATGACGAGCCCACGGTCTCTTCCAAATTCGACGACCCTTACGCCCTCAAAGGCGGCGACCCCTTCATCCATACCAATAAGCATGGGATGGGCCACGCCGGCGCCGGCGAAGAAATCGAAGGCAACGCTCCCCAGGGATCCACCCCGCAGGTCAAGGCCACTTTGGCCCGGATCGCAGCCGCCGCCGAGGCCGCGGAAGCCGATAAGACCGAGGAGGACTCCGACGGGACCGTCGAAGACAGCTCCAGCGGAAAAGCCGGCAAGCCGGGGACTGGTACCCGGGAGCCTAGCACACAGGAAGCTGACACCCAGGAGGAGGATTAG
- the secE gene encoding preprotein translocase subunit SecE → MAESSAKPKQGKKPNIFMRIGLFIKQVVDEMRKVVAPSGFELFKWSVAVFIFVLLLMLFTFGIDYGLGKLMLFLFG, encoded by the coding sequence ATGGCAGAATCCTCGGCTAAGCCAAAACAGGGCAAGAAGCCTAATATCTTCATGCGCATCGGCCTGTTCATCAAGCAGGTGGTCGATGAGATGCGCAAGGTTGTGGCTCCTTCCGGCTTCGAACTCTTCAAGTGGTCGGTGGCCGTCTTCATCTTCGTCCTCCTGCTCATGCTCTTCACCTTCGGCATCGACTATGGCTTGGGCAAGCTCATGCTTTTCCTCTTCGGCTGA
- a CDS encoding TPM domain-containing protein, whose amino-acid sequence MRKSKDDGRNRTVGATLINRKVRIIGIILAVVTLIGVIAFSATACSANRSRQQVAVDVLDHPARYRSEKGGIYVMDSAHVLASSTQEWIRRQNKRMEKDLGAQIMVVTVDKLPAGTSIEDYSMKLAERFKPGSAEKDNGLVYVLAVSDHKDRLEVGYGLESTITDSNAAVIIHQGEKKYKNKEYDAGVRDVVSAAVAYARGDGEGYDDESDVSAPSRSSGISFDVIIDILVMIGIMLFAFRPHRRNSGWDGDSFGGWSSGDSSSGWSSGSDSSSSSSSSGGGDSFGGGSFGGGGASGSW is encoded by the coding sequence GTGAGGAAAAGTAAAGACGACGGACGGAACCGGACGGTGGGCGCGACCCTTATCAACAGAAAGGTGAGGATCATCGGCATCATCCTGGCTGTGGTGACCCTCATCGGGGTCATCGCCTTCTCCGCCACCGCCTGCTCGGCCAACCGGTCGCGTCAGCAGGTGGCCGTGGACGTGCTCGACCATCCGGCCCGGTATCGTAGCGAAAAAGGCGGCATCTACGTCATGGATTCCGCCCATGTGCTCGCCTCCTCCACCCAAGAGTGGATCCGACGACAAAACAAAAGGATGGAGAAGGATCTCGGGGCCCAGATCATGGTGGTCACGGTGGATAAACTCCCGGCTGGCACAAGCATCGAAGACTATTCCATGAAGCTGGCGGAAAGATTCAAACCGGGGTCCGCCGAGAAAGACAACGGTCTGGTCTACGTCCTGGCCGTCAGCGACCACAAGGACAGGCTTGAGGTGGGATACGGCCTGGAAAGCACCATCACGGATTCCAACGCCGCCGTCATCATCCATCAGGGGGAAAAGAAGTACAAGAACAAGGAGTACGATGCCGGCGTGCGTGACGTGGTCTCCGCCGCCGTCGCCTACGCCCGGGGGGACGGGGAAGGGTACGACGATGAATCCGACGTTTCGGCCCCCAGCCGGAGCAGCGGAATCTCGTTCGATGTCATCATCGATATCCTCGTCATGATCGGGATCATGCTTTTCGCCTTCAGACCCCACCGTCGGAATTCGGGCTGGGATGGGGATTCCTTCGGCGGCTGGTCATCCGGTGACTCGTCCTCCGGCTGGTCGTCCGGGAGCGATTCCTCTTCGTCTTCGTCTTCGTCCGGGGGTGGGGATTCCTTCGGCGGCGGTTCCTTTGGGGGCGGAGGGGCCTCCGGAAGCTGGTGA
- the obgE gene encoding GTPase ObgE gives MADFVDRVTVHAKGGDGGNGAASIKREKYKPLAGPDGGDGGRGGSVIVMADPNTTSLLHYRFAPHRTARNGTMGKGDDKDGAIGQDLILPVPVGTVVFDVTGGKKREVLADLQTPGDQVVVAKGGLGGQGNRSLANKARRAPGFALLGEPGQERDLVFELKSIADVALVGYPSAGKSSLVAAMSAAKPKIADYPFTTLVPNLGVVQAGDKVFTMADVPGLIPGAAQGKGLGLEFLRHIERTEVVAHVIDCATVEAGRDPLSDYQALEKELKQYEDQLDLPLGAIPIKDRPRLIILNKVDVPEAKELAEFVKPEFEKRGLPVALVSTATHEGLRRLTFLLSDMVSKVKERIAERSQAKREERVLIKPLESSSRPYRRGQQGRLGVDFFVTRNEDEEGNVWFVVTGEKPERWVVQTNFDNEEAVGYLADRLARFGVEDALKAKGAHIGDEVYIGEGDDAIGFDWDPTISAGAEMLDSSPQAQRGHDARIDALEETRTHRRTNSERRREYHEWMDAKTAVREAMEKEREAGHWADPSRQEDRHDEHGLDQFLEEGDSDGGED, from the coding sequence ATGGCGGATTTTGTGGATAGGGTCACGGTCCATGCCAAAGGCGGCGACGGCGGGAACGGGGCCGCCTCCATCAAGCGGGAGAAATACAAGCCTTTGGCTGGCCCGGATGGGGGCGACGGCGGCCGGGGCGGTTCCGTCATCGTGATGGCGGACCCCAACACCACGTCCTTGCTCCACTACCGTTTCGCCCCCCACCGCACGGCCCGGAACGGGACCATGGGCAAGGGGGACGACAAGGACGGGGCCATCGGTCAGGATCTGATCCTTCCTGTGCCGGTGGGGACCGTCGTCTTCGACGTCACCGGCGGTAAGAAACGGGAGGTCCTGGCCGACCTGCAGACCCCGGGCGACCAAGTCGTCGTCGCCAAAGGGGGCCTGGGAGGGCAGGGAAACCGTTCTTTGGCCAACAAGGCCAGGCGCGCCCCCGGTTTCGCCCTTTTGGGGGAACCAGGCCAGGAGAGGGACCTGGTCTTCGAGCTCAAATCCATCGCGGACGTGGCCTTGGTCGGCTATCCCAGCGCCGGCAAATCCAGCCTGGTGGCCGCCATGAGCGCCGCCAAACCGAAGATCGCCGATTATCCTTTCACCACCTTGGTCCCGAACCTGGGCGTGGTCCAGGCTGGAGACAAGGTCTTCACCATGGCCGACGTCCCCGGCCTCATCCCCGGGGCCGCGCAAGGGAAAGGCCTGGGGCTGGAGTTCCTGCGTCACATCGAGCGGACGGAAGTCGTCGCCCATGTGATCGACTGCGCCACGGTGGAAGCTGGCCGCGACCCCCTCTCCGATTATCAGGCTTTGGAGAAGGAGCTCAAACAGTACGAAGACCAGCTGGATCTCCCCCTGGGAGCCATCCCTATCAAAGACCGGCCCCGCCTCATCATCCTCAACAAGGTGGATGTCCCTGAGGCCAAGGAGCTGGCTGAATTCGTCAAACCGGAATTCGAGAAGCGTGGGCTTCCTGTGGCCCTGGTCTCCACGGCGACCCACGAAGGCCTGCGGCGCCTCACCTTCCTCCTGTCGGACATGGTCAGCAAGGTCAAAGAGCGGATTGCCGAACGGAGCCAGGCCAAGCGGGAGGAGCGCGTGCTGATCAAGCCTTTGGAGTCCTCCTCCCGTCCTTACCGCCGCGGCCAGCAAGGCCGACTGGGGGTGGACTTCTTCGTGACCAGGAATGAGGACGAGGAAGGGAACGTCTGGTTCGTGGTCACGGGGGAGAAGCCCGAACGCTGGGTGGTCCAGACCAATTTCGACAACGAGGAGGCCGTCGGCTACCTGGCCGACCGTCTGGCCCGGTTCGGGGTGGAGGACGCCCTCAAGGCCAAGGGGGCCCACATCGGGGACGAAGTCTACATAGGCGAGGGGGATGACGCCATCGGTTTCGATTGGGACCCCACCATTTCCGCCGGGGCCGAGATGCTGGACTCCAGCCCTCAGGCCCAGCGTGGCCATGACGCCCGCATCGACGCTTTGGAGGAGACCCGCACCCATCGCCGGACCAATTCCGAGCGGCGGCGGGAATATCATGAATGGATGGACGCCAAGACCGCCGTGCGCGAAGCCATGGAGAAGGAAAGGGAAGCCGGCCATTGGGCCGATCCTTCCCGGCAGGAAGATCGCCATGACGAACATGGGCTGGACCAGTTCCTGGAAGAAGGGGATAGCGACGGCGGGGAAGACTGA
- a CDS encoding pyridoxal phosphate-dependent aminotransferase — protein MAQLPIADRIGLIAPSITLQINDQVKRLKESGSDVISFCVGEPNFPTPPAIAQVASQAALDPANHRYTATKGLPEFRQAIAAKTLRDSGYQVDPENIVVTNGGKQAVYEAFQAVVNPGDQVIVPAPYWVSYTEAIKLAGGEPVVVPFGAEQGFEPTVDGLEAARTDKTKAIILNSPSNPTGAVWSARTMAEIASWAKDHGIWVISDEIYEHMVYDGAQTAYIGAVAPEIRDQLIVLNGLAKTYAMTGWRVGWLIGPPAVASAAAKLQGHMTSNVNNVAQRAGIAALEGDLSAVARMRSAFDIRRKAMVQALNGLPGVSCDLPRGAFYVFPDVTGLLGRPVGPRRTVCPTSVDLAKTLLDQALIAAVPGEGFGMPGHIRFSCALSDEDLAEGMRRLTAWVTAAGE, from the coding sequence ATGGCGCAGTTACCTATCGCCGACCGGATCGGCCTCATCGCCCCCAGCATCACTTTGCAGATCAATGACCAGGTGAAGCGGCTCAAAGAGAGCGGGAGCGACGTGATCAGCTTCTGCGTGGGGGAGCCGAATTTCCCCACCCCGCCTGCCATCGCCCAGGTGGCCTCCCAGGCGGCCTTGGACCCGGCCAACCACCGATATACGGCCACCAAAGGCCTGCCCGAGTTCCGTCAGGCCATCGCCGCGAAGACCTTGAGGGATTCCGGCTACCAGGTGGATCCGGAGAACATCGTGGTCACCAATGGGGGCAAGCAGGCCGTCTACGAGGCCTTCCAAGCCGTGGTCAACCCCGGCGACCAGGTGATCGTCCCCGCCCCCTATTGGGTCAGCTACACCGAAGCCATCAAATTGGCCGGGGGAGAGCCGGTGGTCGTGCCTTTCGGGGCCGAGCAGGGTTTCGAGCCCACCGTGGATGGCCTGGAGGCCGCCCGCACGGACAAGACCAAGGCCATCATCCTCAATAGTCCCAGCAACCCGACCGGGGCCGTCTGGTCCGCCCGAACCATGGCTGAGATCGCTTCCTGGGCCAAGGACCACGGCATCTGGGTGATCAGCGACGAAATCTACGAGCACATGGTCTATGACGGGGCCCAGACCGCTTATATTGGCGCGGTCGCCCCGGAGATCCGAGACCAGCTCATCGTCCTCAATGGGTTGGCGAAGACCTACGCCATGACCGGCTGGCGGGTGGGCTGGTTGATCGGGCCTCCCGCCGTCGCCTCCGCCGCTGCTAAGCTGCAGGGGCACATGACTTCGAACGTAAACAACGTCGCCCAAAGGGCTGGGATAGCCGCCCTGGAAGGGGACCTTTCAGCTGTGGCCCGGATGCGCTCCGCCTTTGACATCCGCCGCAAAGCCATGGTCCAGGCCTTGAACGGGCTGCCTGGGGTTTCGTGCGACCTGCCTCGCGGGGCTTTTTACGTCTTCCCGGATGTGACCGGGCTTTTGGGCAGGCCGGTGGGTCCGCGCCGGACCGTCTGCCCTACCAGCGTCGACCTGGCCAAGACCTTGCTGGACCAAGCCTTGATCGCCGCCGTCCCCGGGGAAGGTTTCGGGATGCCCGGCCATATCCGTTTCTCCTGCGCCTTGTCGGACGAAGACCTGGCCGAAGGCATGAGGAGGCTGACGGCCTGGGTGACCGCCGCCGGGGAATAG
- the rplU gene encoding 50S ribosomal protein L21 — protein MYAIVKAGGHQEKVEVGDEFVVNRLEARKGDSVEFPVALVVDGSKVTMAAKDLTKISVKAEVVDDEAKGEKISIMKFKNKTGVARRKGHRQKLTVLKVTEIA, from the coding sequence ATGTACGCGATTGTAAAAGCTGGCGGCCACCAGGAAAAGGTCGAGGTCGGGGACGAATTCGTCGTCAACCGTCTCGAGGCCAGGAAGGGTGATTCCGTGGAGTTCCCCGTCGCTCTTGTGGTCGACGGTTCCAAGGTCACCATGGCCGCGAAGGATTTGACTAAGATTTCCGTCAAGGCTGAAGTCGTTGACGACGAGGCCAAAGGCGAGAAGATCAGCATCATGAAGTTCAAGAATAAGACGGGCGTTGCGCGTCGCAAGGGCCATCGTCAGAAGCTCACCGTCCTCAAGGTCACCGAGATCGCCTAG
- a CDS encoding sensor histidine kinase: protein MNNLATSFRLRYASHSWLIAVSVTALILSVFECVEISSPNPFYWILYSCYMLTILVLPAWPRQGSWLMLAISYLLPLFEGPRYPAILLGEIIALSVLAYYAKVWESILALLSAFLAQSLVADFLHPVDVFSWFVFVALCGSGLLLGYVFREKSRREEAEKRQAQEELAIARLQLVEARNKLALRIHDSLTNNLSDISLIAHEHAEGSPTENPGSDVSDWRTVSERTKDSFKQIHTIIDLLSQDLRTKRNLQTGQSPQTRQSPQTGQGPWEAEISSLVTRLREHHGQRGQRGHISLEIADGLDLPQKISPEAQEETLSLLTEIFANIQRHAPSGDDSYDLFVQIGPERILIRQTNDLPNSGTRPLPEAERSGRGLGMHQAIVEKLGGTMRTRLQDGHWLIYVSLPVS, encoded by the coding sequence ATGAATAATCTCGCTACCTCCTTCCGCCTCCGTTACGCTTCCCATTCGTGGCTCATCGCCGTCAGCGTCACCGCTCTGATCCTCTCTGTTTTCGAATGCGTGGAAATATCCTCTCCGAATCCGTTCTATTGGATTCTTTATTCCTGCTACATGCTGACCATTCTCGTCCTGCCAGCCTGGCCAAGACAAGGCTCCTGGCTCATGCTTGCTATTTCTTACCTTCTGCCGCTCTTTGAGGGGCCCCGCTACCCTGCCATTCTCCTCGGCGAAATCATCGCTTTATCCGTTCTCGCCTATTATGCCAAGGTCTGGGAGTCGATTCTCGCCCTCCTGAGCGCCTTCTTGGCCCAATCCCTGGTCGCAGACTTTCTTCATCCGGTGGATGTTTTCTCCTGGTTCGTATTCGTGGCTCTCTGCGGGTCAGGTCTTTTACTCGGCTATGTCTTCCGCGAAAAAAGCAGAAGGGAGGAAGCGGAAAAGCGCCAAGCCCAGGAGGAACTGGCGATCGCGCGACTCCAACTCGTTGAAGCGCGCAACAAACTGGCCTTGAGGATACACGACTCTTTGACCAACAATCTATCGGATATCTCCCTCATAGCCCATGAGCATGCGGAAGGCTCTCCGACTGAAAACCCTGGCAGTGATGTATCCGATTGGCGAACCGTCAGCGAACGGACCAAGGATTCCTTCAAACAGATCCATACCATCATCGATCTTCTCTCACAAGACCTGCGGACGAAGCGGAATCTCCAAACCGGGCAAAGCCCACAGACTAGGCAAAGCCCGCAAACCGGGCAGGGTCCGTGGGAGGCCGAAATCAGCTCTTTGGTTACCCGTCTTCGCGAACACCATGGCCAACGCGGCCAAAGGGGGCATATCAGCCTGGAAATAGCCGATGGACTCGACCTCCCGCAGAAAATCAGCCCGGAGGCCCAGGAAGAAACGCTTTCGCTTCTGACGGAGATTTTCGCCAATATACAGCGGCATGCTCCTTCAGGCGATGATTCCTATGACCTTTTCGTCCAGATTGGCCCGGAAAGAATCCTCATCAGGCAGACCAACGACCTGCCGAATTCTGGCACCCGTCCTCTGCCCGAAGCCGAACGGTCAGGACGGGGACTGGGAATGCACCAGGCCATCGTCGAAAAGTTGGGAGGGACCATGCGAACCCGGCTCCAAGACGGCCACTGGTTGATTTACGTCAGCCTGCCAGTCTCATAA
- the nusG gene encoding transcription termination/antitermination protein NusG, whose protein sequence is MADTTDLFDDGSNHAEADMNLAEEHVDLAQTDQEAVEADEAALKEAEDSGDVDRQEADEEALANAEGKLSEDVDETVSDLAGADSEAEASGQTERESEEQDAGDKAVEDFKDSLSDLDGYWYVLHTYSGYEKRVKTNVESRVQNFGLEDKVFQVEIPMEEVEKHTEKGKKIITRVRIPGYVLIRMWDDDDARRIIRETEGVTGFVGTNREAVPLSRQEVVDMMAPMIRSQALKEAGDQPKAARQRKVEVVFSLGETVTVTDGPFATMTGVVSDLQPEAQKLTVLVNIFGRDTPVELGFSQVEKII, encoded by the coding sequence ATGGCAGACACTACCGATCTTTTTGATGATGGCTCCAACCACGCCGAGGCTGATATGAACCTGGCCGAGGAGCATGTCGACTTGGCCCAGACCGATCAGGAGGCCGTCGAGGCCGATGAAGCGGCTTTGAAGGAGGCTGAGGACTCTGGGGACGTCGATCGTCAGGAGGCTGACGAAGAGGCCTTGGCCAACGCTGAAGGCAAGCTGAGCGAGGACGTGGACGAGACCGTGTCCGATTTGGCGGGCGCCGATTCCGAGGCGGAAGCGTCCGGCCAGACCGAGCGGGAATCCGAGGAGCAGGACGCCGGAGACAAGGCGGTCGAGGACTTCAAAGACTCCCTCAGCGACCTGGATGGCTACTGGTACGTCCTGCATACCTATTCCGGCTATGAGAAGCGGGTCAAGACCAATGTGGAATCCCGCGTGCAGAACTTCGGTTTGGAAGACAAGGTCTTCCAGGTGGAAATCCCCATGGAGGAAGTGGAGAAGCACACCGAAAAAGGCAAGAAGATCATCACCCGCGTGCGCATCCCCGGCTACGTCCTCATCCGCATGTGGGACGATGACGACGCCCGCCGCATCATCCGTGAGACCGAAGGCGTCACTGGTTTCGTCGGCACCAACCGCGAGGCCGTGCCGCTGAGCCGTCAGGAAGTGGTGGACATGATGGCCCCCATGATTCGCTCCCAGGCCCTGAAGGAGGCCGGCGACCAGCCGAAGGCCGCCAGGCAGCGCAAGGTGGAAGTGGTCTTCAGCCTTGGCGAGACCGTCACTGTGACCGATGGTCCTTTCGCCACCATGACCGGCGTCGTTTCCGACTTGCAGCCCGAGGCCCAGAAGCTGACCGTCCTGGTCAACATCTTCGGCCGTGACACTCCTGTTGAGCTGGGCTTCAGCCAGGTGGAGAAAATCATCTAG
- a CDS encoding LemA family protein has translation MASEDGMKTQTGPGKKWLAPVIILAVLIVIGMIFAGQYNSLNGGRRAMEAQWSQVENVMDRQASLIPNLVAAVRGGMKHETKVFDDIAKARQAYSKAGTVKDKQAAGQDMNRESGVLLNVIQESYPNLQSSQQVQQLMTQLEGSQNRVTVERRRYIEQVRDYNTMVTGFPMNIAASIFGFHPVEEWHAPASSMKTPSVNLDED, from the coding sequence ATGGCGAGCGAAGACGGAATGAAAACCCAAACAGGGCCAGGGAAGAAGTGGCTGGCGCCTGTGATCATCCTGGCGGTGCTTATCGTCATCGGCATGATTTTCGCAGGTCAATACAACAGCCTGAACGGCGGCAGGAGGGCCATGGAAGCCCAATGGTCCCAGGTGGAGAACGTCATGGACCGGCAGGCGAGCCTGATTCCCAACCTGGTGGCCGCAGTCCGCGGTGGCATGAAGCATGAGACCAAGGTCTTCGATGACATAGCCAAGGCCCGTCAGGCGTACTCCAAAGCCGGAACGGTGAAGGACAAGCAGGCGGCCGGGCAGGATATGAACCGGGAATCGGGGGTCCTGCTCAACGTCATCCAGGAGTCTTACCCCAATCTGCAGTCCTCCCAACAGGTCCAGCAACTGATGACCCAGTTGGAAGGCTCCCAGAACAGGGTGACGGTGGAACGCCGCCGTTACATCGAACAGGTGAGGGACTACAACACCATGGTGACCGGCTTCCCCATGAACATCGCCGCCTCCATCTTCGGCTTCCACCCCGTGGAAGAATGGCATGCGCCGGCCTCCAGCATGAAGACCCCATCCGTGAATCTGGATGAAGACTGA
- the rpmA gene encoding 50S ribosomal protein L27: MAHKKGASSSRNGRDSGPQYLGLKKFGGEAVVAGNIIVRQRGTKFHAGHGVGMGKDHTLFALQDGTVQYGIRRDRKIVDVVAE, encoded by the coding sequence ATGGCACATAAGAAAGGCGCTTCCAGCTCCCGTAACGGTCGCGACTCCGGTCCTCAGTACCTCGGTCTGAAGAAGTTCGGTGGCGAAGCGGTAGTTGCAGGCAACATCATCGTCCGTCAGCGCGGCACCAAGTTCCACGCCGGCCATGGCGTGGGCATGGGCAAGGATCACACTTTGTTCGCCCTGCAGGACGGGACCGTGCAGTACGGCATCCGCCGCGATCGCAAGATCGTCGATGTCGTCGCTGAGTAG